The Peribacillus simplex genome contains a region encoding:
- a CDS encoding CoxG family protein: MATGTHTVVVPVDVQAVWDYVSDLEKWATTVPAYKEHEIINDKQSIWTFEGSVKGIKKTIQAQVDITEWNEPSNIKFELKGLSDNFTGSGHFTAEDVNGETLMTCTVEVHAGGLSGAVLTPLIKWAVPKVASRLTESIARKIAVFS, encoded by the coding sequence ATGGCAACGGGAACGCATACAGTAGTAGTTCCAGTAGATGTACAAGCAGTTTGGGATTATGTCAGTGATCTCGAAAAATGGGCAACGACAGTACCAGCCTATAAAGAACATGAAATCATAAATGACAAGCAATCTATTTGGACATTTGAAGGTAGTGTGAAAGGTATTAAAAAAACCATACAAGCGCAGGTAGATATTACCGAATGGAATGAACCTTCAAATATTAAGTTTGAACTAAAAGGTTTATCAGATAATTTTACAGGAAGCGGTCACTTTACTGCAGAGGATGTTAATGGTGAAACACTAATGACTTGTACGGTGGAAGTCCATGCAGGAGGATTATCTGGTGCGGTGTTAACACCACTTATTAAATGGGCTGTTCCAAAAGTAGCATCTCGTTTAACAGAATCCATCGCACGTAAAATTGCAGTATTCTCATAA
- a CDS encoding FHA domain-containing protein gives MIYKTFKVVLRALHKGQTEEFAYVFEGKSLLIGRASQHSKADFKLYNDFVSREHCRIYMEEGQLFIEDLASKHGTSVNQMRLVPGNPCRIEPGDSITLINGLIEFMISIDNDLTRDFTPVNPEFLQTVTINEHLQTVIINEEAPIKMPTKEFNCFKLLYENLDNLISKEEIVQQVWPERVGDPEQIVTAEEIASLLYRVRKRINGHFAIKAVIQKGYYMESIHSFNLSDL, from the coding sequence ATGATCTATAAAACTTTCAAGGTTGTATTAAGAGCCTTGCACAAAGGCCAAACCGAGGAATTCGCTTATGTTTTTGAAGGGAAAAGCTTGCTGATCGGCCGTGCAAGCCAGCACTCCAAGGCTGATTTCAAACTTTACAATGACTTCGTTTCCAGGGAACATTGCCGGATTTATATGGAGGAAGGACAGCTCTTCATTGAGGATCTGGCAAGCAAACACGGTACCTCGGTGAACCAGATGCGGCTCGTGCCGGGCAATCCCTGTCGCATTGAACCGGGGGATTCGATTACTTTGATCAATGGACTGATTGAATTCATGATTTCCATCGATAACGATTTAACACGGGATTTCACTCCGGTGAACCCCGAGTTCCTGCAAACCGTCACTATCAATGAGCACCTTCAGACCGTGATCATCAATGAAGAAGCACCCATAAAAATGCCGACAAAGGAATTCAATTGCTTTAAGCTGCTTTATGAAAATTTGGACAACCTTATTTCAAAGGAAGAGATTGTCCAGCAAGTATGGCCGGAGAGAGTCGGTGATCCCGAGCAAATTGTGACGGCAGAAGAAATCGCTTCACTGCTGTACCGGGTGCGGAAACGGATAAATGGGCACTTCGCAATAAAAGCCGTCATTCAAAAAGGATATTATATGGAATCCATCCATTCATTCAATCTATCGGACTTATAA
- a CDS encoding quinone oxidoreductase family protein, whose amino-acid sequence MKALVFDDFGGPEVLSVREIAEPEHSKSAVIVRMKAIGLNFADVYRRKGNYHLVGDPPFILGYEGAGVIEYVGEDVHHVKAGDRVGFADVPHANAELVSVPADKLLPLPEGISFETAASVLLQGLTAQYLTHDSHQVKEGETILVHAAAGGVGQLLTQMIKMKGGRVIGLTSSNDKAAVAKQMGADHVFLYGSDWVDSIKDVTGGEGVDVVYESVGQTLMDSFEATKTGGTVVFFGMAGGDPEKIDPRMLMDTSKALIGGDLWNVLTTHEERARRTAELFQWILSGEILIKEPTLFSLENGADAHRLLESRKSSGKILLMP is encoded by the coding sequence ATGAAAGCACTTGTCTTTGATGATTTCGGCGGGCCGGAAGTTCTGTCTGTAAGGGAAATTGCAGAACCTGAACATTCAAAATCAGCCGTGATCGTTCGAATGAAAGCAATCGGATTGAATTTTGCTGATGTATATAGAAGGAAAGGGAATTATCATTTGGTGGGTGATCCCCCATTCATTCTAGGTTATGAGGGGGCAGGGGTCATCGAATATGTCGGGGAAGATGTCCATCATGTGAAAGCCGGTGATCGTGTCGGGTTCGCTGATGTTCCCCATGCCAATGCGGAGCTGGTTTCAGTTCCAGCTGATAAGCTGTTACCGCTGCCAGAGGGCATTTCCTTTGAAACGGCCGCATCCGTTTTACTTCAAGGATTGACTGCCCAATATTTAACTCATGACAGTCATCAAGTTAAAGAAGGAGAAACCATTCTGGTCCATGCAGCTGCCGGTGGAGTCGGTCAATTACTGACACAGATGATCAAGATGAAGGGCGGTCGGGTCATTGGCTTGACCTCATCAAATGATAAAGCGGCGGTTGCCAAACAAATGGGTGCGGATCATGTTTTCCTTTACGGTTCGGACTGGGTGGATTCCATCAAGGATGTAACCGGCGGTGAAGGCGTTGATGTCGTTTATGAATCAGTGGGCCAAACCTTGATGGATAGTTTCGAGGCGACCAAGACTGGAGGAACGGTTGTATTTTTTGGGATGGCAGGCGGTGATCCGGAGAAAATCGATCCAAGAATGCTAATGGATACATCGAAAGCATTAATAGGTGGAGACCTTTGGAATGTCCTGACCACCCATGAAGAACGGGCAAGAAGAACAGCAGAGCTGTTTCAATGGATTCTGTCTGGGGAAATCCTCATCAAAGAACCGACTCTTTTCTCTTTGGAAAATGGGGCGGATGCCCATAGACTTCTTGAAAGCCGGAAAAGTTCTGGGAAAATATTATTAATGCCATAA
- a CDS encoding GNAT family N-acetyltransferase, producing MFPVLNTERLCFREIRESDAQAVFQCLSKDEVTRFYGQDSLENVEQAKDIIASFAKNHLEKRAIRWGIERKDTQELIGTIGFHAHSPKYRRAEIGYEIHPAHWRKGFASEALKEIIDYGFNDLDLTRIGAVVFLENKPSSELLLKLGFIQEGILRSYIYQNGIPHDTYVYSLLKPL from the coding sequence ATGTTTCCTGTATTGAACACGGAAAGGTTATGCTTTCGGGAAATTCGTGAAAGTGATGCGCAAGCTGTTTTCCAATGCTTATCCAAAGATGAAGTCACCCGCTTTTATGGGCAGGATTCATTGGAAAATGTCGAACAGGCGAAGGATATCATAGCGTCTTTTGCGAAAAACCATCTTGAAAAACGAGCAATCCGATGGGGAATCGAAAGAAAAGATACCCAGGAATTGATTGGTACCATCGGTTTTCATGCCCACAGTCCCAAATACAGACGGGCAGAAATTGGTTATGAAATCCATCCAGCACATTGGCGGAAAGGATTTGCGTCAGAAGCTCTTAAAGAAATTATCGATTACGGTTTCAACGACCTTGATTTAACCCGAATCGGCGCGGTCGTTTTCCTGGAAAACAAGCCATCAAGTGAGCTCTTGCTTAAGCTGGGCTTCATCCAGGAAGGAATATTAAGGAGTTATATTTACCAAAACGGTATCCCTCATGATACATATGTCTATTCCTTGCTGAAGCCTCTTTGA
- a CDS encoding STAS domain-containing protein — MSFVYDEDKIMEFLLQNKSEFEEYLLSAAVNVRDKIEEILLIGNVDLLNNAHKLVRYIVELNETDLIAFAEQEGVTWATHSLTLSFKLEWIQALRRTLWTFLYKFEQEKEAFIEDSIVFFELEKKVNEKVDVFLKSFFVSYSDYKDKLILAQQNLVENLSVPIIPVTPTTCVLPLIGTIDYSRIQIIEEKVLMEIGKLRIQTLILDLSGIIEMEVEMINDLMKILDGTAMMGCKAVVTGLRPEVVTKMIRAGIQLDNKAETKGTLQQALKDYLVVT, encoded by the coding sequence GTGAGTTTTGTTTATGATGAAGATAAAATAATGGAATTCCTTTTACAGAATAAAAGTGAGTTTGAAGAATATCTTTTATCAGCAGCGGTCAATGTCAGGGATAAAATCGAAGAAATCCTTCTGATTGGAAATGTCGACCTTTTGAATAATGCACATAAGCTCGTCCGTTATATAGTGGAACTGAATGAAACGGATTTGATTGCCTTTGCCGAACAAGAGGGAGTTACGTGGGCAACCCACTCCTTGACGCTTTCATTCAAGCTGGAATGGATTCAGGCCCTTCGCAGAACGCTTTGGACGTTTCTCTATAAGTTTGAACAAGAAAAGGAAGCGTTTATTGAGGATTCCATAGTATTTTTTGAATTAGAGAAAAAAGTGAATGAAAAGGTTGATGTTTTTCTAAAATCCTTTTTCGTCAGTTATTCCGATTATAAAGACAAATTGATTCTCGCTCAGCAAAACTTGGTGGAAAATCTATCCGTCCCGATCATTCCCGTCACTCCCACCACCTGTGTCCTTCCGTTAATTGGGACAATCGATTATTCACGAATACAGATAATAGAAGAAAAAGTATTGATGGAGATAGGTAAACTGCGGATACAGACCTTGATCTTGGATTTGTCCGGTATCATCGAAATGGAAGTTGAAATGATCAATGATTTGATGAAAATTCTCGATGGAACGGCAATGATGGGGTGTAAGGCTGTGGTGACTGGATTACGCCCAGAGGTTGTAACGAAAATGATCCGTGCAGGAATTCAGCTCGATAATAAAGCAGAGACCAAGGGTACGCTGCAACAAGCCTTGAAGGACTATCTTGTAGTCACCTAA
- a CDS encoding Lrp/AsnC family transcriptional regulator: MDRTDKKILSLLENNGRMSMKELAHEVSLTAPATKERVNKLEESGVIKGYKTEISLEKLDRSITAFILFETDRCKDFYQFSLNHPEVLECHRLAGQYSYLIKISTFSMETLEDFVDEAIKYGKSSTHLIFSSATKNVFSGEEI, translated from the coding sequence ATGGATCGAACGGACAAAAAGATACTTTCCTTGCTGGAGAATAATGGGCGCATGTCCATGAAAGAACTGGCACATGAAGTTTCCTTAACGGCTCCAGCAACGAAAGAACGTGTGAATAAATTAGAGGAAAGCGGTGTGATAAAAGGATATAAAACCGAAATATCCCTTGAAAAACTTGATAGGAGCATAACGGCATTCATATTATTCGAAACGGATAGATGCAAAGACTTTTATCAATTTAGCTTGAATCATCCGGAAGTACTGGAATGCCACCGGTTAGCAGGTCAATACAGTTATTTGATTAAAATAAGTACATTTTCCATGGAAACGCTGGAAGACTTCGTTGATGAAGCCATTAAATATGGGAAATCGTCCACACATCTGATATTTTCTTCCGCAACGAAAAATGTTTTTTCAGGAGAGGAGATATAA
- a CDS encoding DJ-1/PfpI family protein, giving the protein MKKVLMLLSNGFEAVEASVFTDVLGWNKLEGDGTTDLVTVGLHQQLKCTWNFIVQPELILDQVNLDDFDALAIPGGFEEAGFYEDAYDQRFLDVIKHFHDKNKIIATICVGSLPLGKSGILNGRKATTYNHPTSKRQGQLKDFGAIVVNEPIVITDNIITSYNPSTAFDVAFTLLEMLTSRDNCKHVKELMGFH; this is encoded by the coding sequence ATGAAAAAAGTATTGATGCTGCTATCCAATGGATTCGAAGCGGTTGAAGCAAGTGTATTTACAGATGTATTGGGCTGGAATAAATTAGAGGGTGATGGTACGACTGATCTGGTTACGGTGGGACTTCATCAACAATTGAAATGCACATGGAATTTCATCGTGCAGCCGGAATTGATCCTCGATCAAGTGAACCTTGATGACTTCGATGCTTTGGCCATTCCAGGAGGTTTTGAAGAAGCCGGTTTCTATGAGGATGCCTATGATCAGAGGTTTCTTGATGTGATCAAGCATTTTCATGATAAGAACAAAATCATAGCAACCATTTGTGTAGGTTCTCTCCCACTAGGAAAAAGCGGGATATTGAATGGAAGAAAGGCCACTACATACAACCATCCAACCAGCAAGAGACAGGGGCAGCTAAAAGATTTTGGTGCGATTGTCGTTAATGAACCGATTGTCATCACGGACAATATCATTACATCCTACAATCCATCCACAGCTTTCGATGTTGCCTTTACGCTCTTGGAAATGCTCACTTCAAGAGATAATTGTAAACATGTGAAGGAATTGATGGGCTTCCATTAA
- a CDS encoding hydantoinase B/oxoprolinase family protein, with amino-acid sequence MDQSGVGTGLDPVTFEVIKNGFVNLVDQMAEQILRTCYSFVIYNRDFSCALCDAEGNTVMQGTQDISVHVGTLHLTAKAVLEDFEGDIHPGDVFLVNDPYRGGTHFNDTRVLLPVFHENKLIAFMQTNGHWADMGGSTPGSFDINAKEHFGEGVRIPPLRIYSKGTFLKDVVNVLVSNMRVPEERVGDLRAQVEAAKVGERQLFSIIEKYGIDTTLSAFAEVQNYVERLARAKVAALPNGTWETVDYIDMDPEAGDGLIPIRVKMTITDDEIHYDLSGSHSYIGCFLNAGFGASLSAAYSGTKTFFPEIPLNSGFYRVVKIELPENSVVNAPAPIAVTGFCSGAYEKIMSACFELWSKIMPERAIACSFNLEYLLIGGWDQRQEQDKYFMWYDWMAGGHGGRHDRDGVNATSPTFGLGLSVQPCEGQERLSPVVTMKHEIITDSAGPGKYRGGCGVEKGGTLTNVKNTVMSYCCDRSRSITWGIFGGLPSSPHGAWLNPGKEGERYLGAIFSNVKVQQGDSFVRPSAGGGGLGDPLERSPEDVLEDVIDEYVSIERAKKDYGVVIKEIDKDLDLFEIDFEATEQARSYIRNNRKQWLEENIQSVEDKFANGELDSLDVIRQYGVIIDYATNKVLPESTKQFRESMKTRSLAFWK; translated from the coding sequence ATGGACCAATCTGGAGTTGGAACAGGTTTAGATCCGGTGACGTTTGAAGTGATAAAAAATGGCTTCGTTAACCTTGTAGATCAGATGGCAGAACAAATCCTTCGGACATGCTATTCCTTCGTAATTTATAATCGGGATTTCAGCTGTGCGCTTTGTGATGCAGAAGGGAATACAGTCATGCAAGGGACCCAGGATATTTCGGTCCATGTAGGAACACTGCATCTAACGGCAAAGGCGGTGCTCGAGGACTTCGAGGGTGATATCCATCCCGGGGACGTTTTCTTGGTCAATGACCCGTATCGGGGCGGTACTCATTTCAATGACACACGGGTTCTCTTACCGGTTTTTCATGAGAACAAGCTCATTGCGTTCATGCAGACGAATGGCCACTGGGCCGACATGGGGGGCTCGACACCTGGCTCCTTCGATATCAATGCCAAGGAACATTTCGGAGAGGGAGTAAGGATTCCGCCGCTAAGGATATATAGTAAAGGAACATTTTTAAAAGACGTGGTCAATGTGCTCGTTTCGAACATGCGCGTCCCTGAGGAACGTGTCGGCGATCTGCGTGCTCAAGTGGAGGCGGCCAAGGTAGGCGAGCGCCAGTTGTTTTCCATCATCGAGAAGTATGGAATCGATACGACTTTGTCTGCCTTTGCGGAAGTGCAGAATTATGTGGAGCGCTTGGCAAGGGCCAAGGTTGCGGCTTTACCGAATGGAACCTGGGAGACCGTCGATTATATTGATATGGATCCGGAAGCCGGAGACGGCCTGATTCCGATCCGTGTTAAGATGACCATCACGGATGACGAGATCCATTATGATCTTTCTGGATCGCATTCTTATATCGGCTGCTTTTTGAATGCCGGTTTCGGGGCATCTTTATCAGCAGCGTACTCGGGAACCAAGACATTCTTTCCTGAAATACCCTTGAACTCCGGCTTTTACAGAGTGGTCAAGATCGAACTGCCGGAAAACTCCGTCGTCAATGCCCCGGCACCGATTGCCGTAACCGGTTTTTGTTCAGGGGCCTATGAAAAAATCATGAGTGCGTGTTTCGAACTCTGGTCCAAAATCATGCCGGAAAGAGCGATCGCATGCTCATTTAACCTGGAGTATTTACTTATCGGCGGTTGGGATCAACGCCAGGAGCAGGATAAATACTTCATGTGGTATGACTGGATGGCCGGCGGTCATGGAGGACGCCATGACCGGGACGGCGTGAACGCCACTTCGCCGACATTCGGTTTGGGCCTCAGTGTACAGCCTTGCGAAGGGCAAGAAAGACTGTCACCTGTCGTGACGATGAAGCATGAAATCATCACCGACTCTGCCGGGCCTGGGAAATACCGTGGCGGGTGCGGTGTAGAAAAAGGCGGTACACTCACGAATGTCAAAAACACCGTCATGTCCTATTGCTGTGACCGCTCCCGTTCAATAACATGGGGGATTTTTGGAGGGCTTCCTTCTTCCCCGCATGGAGCATGGCTGAATCCGGGCAAGGAAGGCGAACGCTATTTAGGTGCGATTTTCTCAAATGTAAAGGTTCAGCAAGGAGACTCCTTTGTACGCCCATCCGCTGGGGGCGGGGGACTGGGAGATCCGCTTGAAAGAAGTCCCGAAGATGTGTTGGAAGATGTGATCGATGAGTATGTTTCAATTGAGCGAGCCAAAAAAGATTATGGAGTCGTGATCAAGGAAATCGATAAAGATCTCGATTTATTCGAAATAGATTTTGAAGCAACGGAACAAGCCAGGTCGTATATCAGGAACAACCGTAAACAATGGCTTGAGGAAAACATACAAAGCGTGGAAGATAAATTCGCCAATGGCGAGCTGGATAGTCTGGATGTCATTCGCCAGTATGGTGTCATCATCGATTATGCAACGAATAAAGTCCTGCCAGAATCAACAAAACAGTTCCGTGAATCCATGAAAACCCGTTCATTGGCTTTTTGGAAGTAA
- a CDS encoding hydantoinase/oxoprolinase family protein: MIGTKQTRLAIDVGGTFTDVFVFDESTKEISITKTSSTPLNPEIGILDGIAKAEIDCENIKVFSHGTTVGTNALIERKLPKTALITSAGFRDVSEIRRGTKLELWDTYDDVAKPYIQRRDRFEVEERIDFAGNVLMEINEEEVRSLARKLKRRGTESIAVCFMNSYVNGSNETKVKRIIQEELPDVYICISSEVLPEIFEHERMSTTIVNAVLGPTVSNYIKTLEGEMNKRGYEDDILVLHSGGGVMTSQTVPRYAARLASSGIAAGAIASKHIAQLCGFNNAIGLDMGGTSTDISLMHEGDLRITKDWYIEYGYPIGFPSIEILTIGAGGGSLAWVDEGGSLRNGPQSAGAVPGPACYSRGGVEPTNSDANIVLGRLGTKLLDGQMELDKQKAMEVVDKIAKKFDYTIEEAANAITRVANANMCDALRLISVRRGYDPRDFALVAFGGAGPLHGAYLAKEMEIPTVIIPPHPGVAAAMGCLLVDVRHDISKTYVKNVKDVSLKDLEKEFSGMEKEAAELLQEEGVAKEASTLMRYIDMRYMGQWRSLAIEVDCPISSLEETLARFHQEHEREFSFSDKEQTVEIYGLLVTAIGTVPKPEFPTYEPGGTLADALKETRDVYFEEEGYVNTNVYNRELIPAFSEITGPAIVDQLDTTTVIPPNFTAKVDKYRNLILSQNK, encoded by the coding sequence ATGATAGGCACGAAGCAAACTAGGCTCGCAATTGATGTAGGCGGAACATTTACGGATGTATTCGTTTTTGATGAAAGCACGAAGGAAATTTCAATCACGAAAACGTCGTCGACTCCTTTGAATCCAGAAATCGGCATTTTGGATGGAATTGCAAAAGCGGAAATAGATTGTGAAAATATTAAAGTGTTTTCCCATGGTACAACAGTGGGCACCAATGCCTTGATTGAAAGGAAATTGCCAAAGACAGCATTGATCACATCCGCTGGATTTCGGGATGTATCGGAAATCCGCCGAGGAACCAAGCTTGAGTTATGGGATACATATGATGATGTAGCCAAACCGTATATCCAAAGAAGAGACCGTTTTGAAGTGGAGGAACGCATCGATTTTGCAGGGAATGTCTTGATGGAAATCAATGAAGAGGAAGTACGGTCACTGGCAAGGAAATTAAAAAGACGCGGTACCGAATCCATTGCGGTTTGCTTCATGAACTCATATGTAAATGGAAGCAATGAGACGAAAGTGAAACGAATCATCCAGGAGGAACTGCCGGATGTCTATATATGCATTTCAAGTGAAGTCCTTCCTGAGATTTTTGAGCATGAGCGCATGAGTACGACGATCGTCAATGCCGTTTTAGGACCGACTGTCAGCAACTATATTAAAACGCTTGAAGGTGAAATGAATAAACGGGGGTATGAAGATGACATATTAGTGCTTCACTCAGGCGGAGGGGTAATGACATCCCAAACCGTTCCCCGTTATGCGGCAAGGCTTGCAAGTTCCGGAATCGCTGCAGGTGCGATTGCCAGTAAACATATCGCCCAGCTTTGCGGATTCAATAATGCCATTGGGCTGGATATGGGAGGAACGAGCACCGATATTTCCTTGATGCATGAAGGTGATTTGCGGATTACTAAAGATTGGTATATCGAGTATGGATATCCGATCGGGTTCCCAAGTATCGAAATCCTGACGATAGGAGCAGGAGGCGGAAGCTTGGCTTGGGTGGATGAAGGCGGTTCTTTACGCAATGGCCCTCAAAGTGCAGGCGCGGTTCCCGGGCCTGCTTGCTATAGCAGGGGTGGAGTGGAACCGACCAATTCCGATGCCAATATTGTATTGGGACGACTTGGCACGAAACTATTGGACGGACAAATGGAACTTGATAAACAAAAAGCGATGGAAGTCGTGGATAAGATCGCCAAGAAATTCGATTATACGATTGAAGAAGCGGCCAATGCCATCACACGGGTGGCCAATGCCAATATGTGTGATGCGCTAAGGCTGATTTCAGTCAGAAGGGGATACGATCCCCGCGACTTTGCACTTGTGGCGTTCGGCGGGGCTGGACCCTTGCATGGGGCTTACCTGGCCAAGGAAATGGAAATCCCGACTGTCATCATCCCGCCGCATCCGGGTGTTGCCGCCGCAATGGGATGCCTGTTGGTCGATGTTCGTCATGATATATCCAAAACCTATGTCAAGAACGTCAAGGATGTATCGTTAAAGGATTTAGAGAAAGAATTCAGCGGAATGGAAAAAGAGGCCGCTGAGTTATTGCAAGAAGAAGGGGTCGCTAAGGAAGCTTCCACATTGATGCGCTATATTGACATGAGGTATATGGGACAGTGGCGTTCATTGGCGATAGAAGTCGATTGCCCGATTTCTTCATTGGAAGAGACGCTTGCCCGTTTCCATCAAGAGCATGAACGGGAATTTTCTTTCTCCGATAAAGAACAGACCGTGGAAATCTACGGGCTGCTCGTTACCGCTATCGGAACTGTGCCAAAACCTGAGTTCCCGACTTATGAACCAGGGGGGACACTTGCAGATGCCTTGAAGGAAACGCGTGATGTCTATTTCGAAGAGGAAGGGTATGTGAATACGAACGTGTATAACCGGGAACTCATTCCGGCATTTTCTGAAATCACGGGACCTGCCATAGTGGATCAGCTTGATACAACGACAGTCATTCCACCAAATTTCACGGCAAAAGTTGATAAATACAGAAACTTGATTCTTTCCCAAAATAAATAA
- a CDS encoding DUF1641 domain-containing protein, which produces MSETITQSQTEQLNARQKQLDVLDQLLKPEVQESLNTLVEQLPKLTELVNILTKSYDFAQSVATDDVLKNDTVSAISEIATPVVHSVKGLAANAIEAKDRAEVNHDVIGLFGLLKMMKDPQAQKLFRFAQAFLEVSAERKNQ; this is translated from the coding sequence ATGTCAGAAACGATTACCCAATCACAAACTGAACAACTTAATGCCCGCCAAAAACAATTAGATGTACTGGACCAATTATTAAAGCCTGAGGTTCAGGAATCATTGAACACTTTAGTCGAGCAGTTACCAAAACTAACTGAGTTAGTGAATATTTTAACAAAGTCTTATGATTTCGCTCAATCGGTTGCGACTGATGATGTATTGAAAAATGATACGGTCAGCGCCATTTCGGAAATCGCGACACCTGTAGTACATTCAGTGAAAGGGCTTGCGGCTAATGCCATCGAAGCTAAGGATCGTGCTGAAGTGAATCATGACGTGATCGGTCTTTTTGGTCTGTTAAAAATGATGAAAGACCCTCAAGCACAAAAACTTTTCCGTTTCGCCCAAGCTTTTCTTGAAGTCTCTGCAGAACGTAAAAACCAATAA
- a CDS encoding NAD(P)/FAD-dependent oxidoreductase: protein MSKQIVILGAGYAGLLSALSVREYYKKDEVQVTVVNQFPTHQIITELHRLAGGSISEQAVSIPLEKLFKGKDIDLIISKVESFSVDNKEVKLANGSTLSYDALVVALGSQTGFFGIPGLEENSMVLKSVNDANKIYKHIEDRIRAYAQTNNEADATIVIGGGGLTGVELIGEIVDHFPKIAKKFGVDFKDLKIKLVEAGPKILPVLPDHLIERAMASLEARGVEFLTGLPVTGVKGNQIELKDGQTITANTLVWTGGVAALPIVGESGLEVDRGKATVNEYLQSKSHNDVFVVGDSAVAFPPEGGRPYAPTAQNAWQMGELVGYNLYAAFEGKKLEEFAPVNSGTLASLGRKDAVATVGANNTSLKGLPATLMKEASNVRYLSHIKALFSLAY, encoded by the coding sequence ATGTCAAAACAAATCGTCATCTTAGGTGCAGGATACGCAGGATTGCTATCTGCCTTATCCGTACGTGAATATTACAAAAAAGATGAAGTGCAGGTTACAGTGGTGAACCAATTTCCAACACACCAAATCATCACCGAATTGCACCGTCTTGCAGGCGGATCCATTTCTGAACAAGCCGTTTCCATTCCGTTGGAAAAACTTTTCAAAGGAAAAGATATCGACCTTATCATTTCCAAAGTGGAGTCTTTCTCAGTAGATAACAAAGAAGTGAAACTTGCCAATGGTTCCACTTTATCTTATGATGCCCTGGTTGTTGCTTTAGGTAGCCAAACAGGATTCTTCGGCATTCCGGGACTTGAGGAAAACAGCATGGTCTTGAAATCCGTAAACGATGCAAACAAGATTTACAAACATATCGAAGATCGCATCCGCGCCTATGCACAAACGAATAATGAAGCGGACGCAACCATCGTGATCGGCGGAGGCGGATTGACGGGCGTCGAGTTAATCGGTGAAATCGTCGACCATTTCCCTAAAATCGCCAAAAAATTCGGAGTGGACTTCAAGGACTTGAAAATCAAGCTTGTGGAAGCTGGTCCAAAAATCCTTCCGGTCCTGCCTGATCACTTGATCGAACGTGCAATGGCAAGCTTGGAAGCACGCGGCGTTGAATTCTTGACAGGTCTGCCTGTAACGGGTGTTAAAGGAAATCAAATCGAATTGAAAGATGGACAAACGATAACGGCCAACACACTTGTTTGGACAGGCGGAGTTGCGGCTCTTCCTATCGTAGGCGAATCAGGCCTTGAAGTGGATCGCGGCAAAGCGACCGTTAATGAGTATCTGCAATCAAAATCCCATAATGACGTATTCGTTGTCGGGGACAGTGCCGTAGCGTTCCCTCCAGAAGGCGGCCGTCCATACGCTCCTACTGCACAAAATGCTTGGCAAATGGGTGAGCTTGTTGGATACAACCTATATGCAGCATTTGAAGGCAAGAAACTTGAAGAATTTGCACCTGTAAACTCAGGTACACTTGCGAGCCTTGGCCGTAAGGATGCAGTGGCAACCGTCGGGGCCAATAACACTTCCCTTAAAGGCCTGCCGGCTACATTGATGAAAGAAGCAAGTAATGTCCGCTATCTATCACACATCAAGGCCCTATTCAGCCTGGCTTATTAA
- a CDS encoding SET domain-containing protein, whose product MSPICIKNTGKYGRGVYATRDIKKDELIEVSPVIISPKHEWKYLKKTALFHHCFYWGDDDETAIALGNGSLFNHSYTPNATFDNNFEDLTIDFYAHKDIKAGEEITINYNGEPDDKSPLWFDVIE is encoded by the coding sequence ATGTCACCAATCTGCATTAAAAATACGGGGAAGTATGGCAGGGGAGTATATGCTACAAGGGATATTAAAAAAGATGAACTCATTGAGGTATCACCTGTCATCATTTCACCCAAACATGAATGGAAATATCTAAAGAAAACCGCACTCTTTCATCACTGTTTCTATTGGGGAGATGATGATGAAACTGCCATTGCCTTAGGAAATGGTTCACTATTCAATCATTCATACACTCCAAATGCGACATTCGATAATAATTTTGAAGATTTAACGATAGACTTTTATGCACATAAAGATATAAAGGCTGGCGAGGAAATCACGATCAATTACAATGGTGAACCTGATGATAAATCCCCGTTATGGTTCGATGTCATCGAGTAG